Proteins from a single region of Bremerella sp. JC817:
- a CDS encoding PDZ domain-containing protein, with protein sequence MTVRRILPFLVCLTWGLFLLVPSVQAADGDQPATDAAAPTTPPTAAEIQAWIDQLDSDKFLLRENATQKLIEAKDTAIEPLTDAVRTGSLEKAFRCIHVLRAFAIGDDIATERAATAKLALIAATQHDRVSAYATDVLKKIQPVQRERAIRILSGLGVKFSTYSQPQGFQASLQEPGIVIDDSYQGTVDDLYYLQHLNFIGDVQISNDKVTADWFAHIAKMPNVRLMTIKDGPVDLEMLRELDPLLPRMIGFRLYYLDIKGSLAPLFSKMINLQRAELFGMVVDGKELFLNEAEQERIMRVVPDITRQVDNFKIRSGGFLGVHGSSSGGNGPCVIQNVNQDSGAYKAGLRGGDTMVEVDGEKVDSFTHLIQLLKDKKVGDRVEMIAVRGSETKKLDVTLGKWPLRPEY encoded by the coding sequence GTGACTGTTCGCCGAATCCTTCCATTTCTCGTTTGCCTGACATGGGGGCTGTTCCTCTTGGTACCCTCGGTCCAAGCTGCCGACGGAGACCAACCGGCGACCGATGCTGCCGCCCCGACGACACCACCGACTGCGGCCGAAATTCAGGCTTGGATCGATCAGCTCGACAGCGACAAGTTCCTGCTTCGCGAAAACGCCACTCAGAAGCTTATCGAAGCGAAAGACACTGCCATCGAGCCGCTGACCGATGCGGTCCGAACTGGCAGTCTCGAGAAAGCTTTTCGTTGTATCCATGTCTTGCGGGCCTTCGCCATCGGCGACGATATTGCGACCGAACGAGCCGCGACCGCCAAGCTGGCGTTGATCGCAGCCACGCAGCACGACCGTGTTTCAGCCTATGCCACCGACGTGCTGAAGAAGATTCAGCCGGTTCAGCGAGAACGTGCCATCCGAATCTTAAGCGGGCTGGGCGTGAAGTTCTCGACTTACAGCCAGCCGCAAGGATTCCAGGCCAGCCTGCAAGAGCCAGGGATTGTGATCGACGACAGTTACCAGGGAACGGTCGACGATCTTTATTACCTGCAGCATCTCAACTTCATCGGCGACGTGCAGATCTCGAACGACAAAGTCACGGCCGATTGGTTTGCTCACATTGCCAAAATGCCCAACGTCCGGCTGATGACCATCAAAGATGGCCCGGTCGATTTGGAAATGCTGCGCGAGCTCGATCCGCTGCTGCCACGCATGATCGGCTTCCGGCTGTATTACTTGGATATCAAGGGTTCGCTGGCTCCGTTGTTCTCGAAGATGATCAACCTTCAGCGAGCCGAGTTGTTCGGCATGGTGGTCGATGGGAAAGAACTCTTCCTGAACGAAGCCGAGCAGGAACGGATCATGCGAGTTGTGCCTGACATCACGCGTCAGGTCGACAATTTCAAAATCCGCAGCGGTGGTTTTCTCGGGGTGCATGGTTCGAGTTCCGGAGGCAACGGCCCCTGCGTGATCCAGAACGTCAACCAAGATAGCGGTGCTTACAAAGCCGGTCTTCGGGGTGGTGACACGATGGTGGAAGTCGACGGCGAAAAGGTCGATAGCTTCACGCACCTGATTCAATTGCTCAAGGATAAGAAGGTCGGCGACCGAGTTGAAATGATAGCCGTCCGCGGATCGGAAACGAAAAAGCTGGACGTTACGCTCGGTAAATGGCCACTCCGGCCCGAATATTAG